The region GAAGCAGTCAGGGGTGAAGTGCGTTGACAAAAATAATGTCACCATCGCCACGTTCACCGACCCTCTGCCGGCCGCTCAAGCCCGAGCATCGGGGCATTTGCCCCAATTATCGCCCCTCCAGCTAAGGATCAACGTGGATATCGCTGGGCATGGAGACAAGGCCGGGGCCAGCGCGCTTGAGATGCGAAAATTTTTTATTGAGCTAAGCAAAAAAATCAATCTCGACCTCAAATCCGTTGCGAGCATCGAAATAAATAATGATGTGCTGCAAGGAACATGGCCGTCATTCAATCCCGATAAGTTTTTTAGGATCAATCAAATTGGCATCTCTTTTAAGGCTGGTACAGCGACAAAAAAAATTTACGAAGACGCCAAAGTATTAGATGATTTTACTAAAAAGTTTTTTAAATTAAAACATACGTCTTTTGATACTGGCAGTGCCATAAAGATGGCTGGTCTCGACTACGTTACGCAAATCCATCAATCGCAACATTTATTGGTGAACGGTTACATAAAAAATAGTTTTGCGAAGACTCCCGGTTTTGGAGGCGTTGTAGCTTAAGGCATCCGCTTATACACAACTGCCTGTATTGCCACCTGTGCGTAGCGCGTGCAGTGTCTTAGCAGGGCACTGTCACGTTAGCGGCGAGTTGGCATACGATGAAGCGATGAGAAAACCGAAATCGCTCTATCACGGCCACCGTTTCCCGGCGTTGGACATCAGCCATGCCGTGCGTTGGTACTTCCGATTTCAGCTCAGCCTGCGCGACATCGAAGAGTTGCTGTTCGAGCGCGGAGTGACGGTTAGCTACGAGACGATCCGCCGCTGGTGCAACAAGTTTGGCAAGGGTTTTGCCCACCGAGTCAAAGCGGCGCGCCGCAAGGCCGGTGGCACGTGGCACCTTGACGAGATGTTCGTGAGCCTGCGCGGTGAGCAGTACCTGCTGTGGCGCGCCGTCGACGCGCATGGCGCGGAACTCGACATCCTGCTGCAGAAACGGCGCGACAAGGCGGCCGCCAAGCGCTTCTTCAAGCGCGTGCTGCGCTCGAACCCGGTGCCGCACAAGATCGTGACCGATCAACTGCGCAGCTATCCAGCAGCCAAAGCCGAGCTCCCGGAGCTGGTCAACGTCAAGCACGTGTTCGTCAAAGCAGCGGCCCGGATCAACAACCGCGCGGAGAACAGCCACCAACCTACGCGGGAGCGCGAGCGGCGCATGCGGGGCTTTCGCGACCCAGCGCGCACGCAGGCCTTCCTGTCATGCTTCGGGCCAATCCGGCAGCACTTCGCACTCAAACGCCATTTGCTGCGCGCGAGGCTTTATCGCAAACAGCTCGCGGTGTGCTTTGCTGCATGGCGAGAATTCACCAACGTTACCCAAAATCCGTCCCATGCTTTTTGAGACGCTGGGGACTCATGCCTCGGCTTCGGTCAAACCTCCCTAAGTTGACAACGCCTCGTCGAGTGTGGCGGCCCGCATGGCATCCCGGGAGGCTTGCGCCCGCTCGAAACCGTGCAGGATCTCGTAAGCGCCGTCGATAACGTGCTCGGCTACGTTGCCCTTATAAGACACCCGCACGTCGGCGACGCAATCACCACAAACAAGGCCGTTGCTGCACACGAAACGGAGCATTCCCGCGAGCATTTGATAGCTGCTCGTGCCGTCATGCGAATTGACCAAAATCACTTCGTTGGCCTCACAACTGTTGAACTGGCCGACGTGCCGCAGCCGGATCATGTGTTTGGTGGTGTCTCGCCGGTCGTCGGTCCGCACGCGGGATTGGCACACCATGAGTGGCTCGAAGCCTTCGCCGCGCAGTTCTTGCAGCACGACGGCGGTGGGGATGTAGCGGTACCGCTCGGAGCGGCTTTCATGCGGGGCCAGTGCGAAAATGGACGGTGCAACGGCACGGATCTGGTCGTCCGACAAGGGATACTCGGAGCGCAGCGCCGGTGGATGAGAAGCAAAATGGGAAGCGAGTGGCATGGTATGTCTCCTGACAAAGAGAGGGGCGACCATAGATTTCTGAGACGGCCGCAGGTGCGGAGCTTGGGCGGCATGTCGAGCGCTCCCCATTAGCACCACACGACGTGACCAAAATCGACGGTGCGGCGGTAGTGGTAGCGGCCATCCCAAGGCGTGAACGTGTATTCCATGTACGCGCAACCTAGGACCACAATCCAGTGATGCAGTGAGAGCGATGGCATATCGGCCTCCATCAAAAAGGGGTGGGGTTCACCGCTACCGGATTCCAAGATTTGGAGCCCGCTTTTTGGGGTTTCGGTGCGGTCGGCACGAGGAGCCCGGATGGCCTGTTGCCGCCGTCTTTCCTGAGTTCATCGCCCGCGACGGCCGGGAGTGCGCGGCCCGACGCCGTCAAGGAACCAAGCGCAGGGTGGGTGCGGCCCGCTGGCGCAGCCGAGGACACGGCCCTGCGCGCCTTGATGGCGTCGGGC is a window of Pandoraea faecigallinarum DNA encoding:
- a CDS encoding IS6 family transposase — protein: MRKPKSLYHGHRFPALDISHAVRWYFRFQLSLRDIEELLFERGVTVSYETIRRWCNKFGKGFAHRVKAARRKAGGTWHLDEMFVSLRGEQYLLWRAVDAHGAELDILLQKRRDKAAAKRFFKRVLRSNPVPHKIVTDQLRSYPAAKAELPELVNVKHVFVKAAARINNRAENSHQPTRERERRMRGFRDPARTQAFLSCFGPIRQHFALKRHLLRARLYRKQLAVCFAAWREFTNVTQNPSHAF